The genomic stretch GGTGTCCTGCCCTTTGTCATAATCTACAAACTTGCCGGTAAGCCAGTAGTAATTTCGGCCACGCGGATCGGTGCGAGAGTCAAACTCCTCTTCCCAGTTGGCTTTTGCCTGACGGCACACTTTTACACCTTTGTACTCTTCACCGGTATGCTTGGGAATATTCACGTTGAGGCAAGTACCATAGGGCAAACCTTCCTTTAGAGTTTTGGCGGCTATTTCCTTGATATATTTCTGAGCGGGTTTAAAATTCGCTTCCCAGCTAAAGTCAGAAAGTGAAAAACCGATAGACGGAATTCCTTCCAAAGAGCCTTCTACCGCTGCCGACATCGTTCCTGAATAAATCACGTTGATGGAAGAATTACTTCCGTGATTGATACCGGACACCACTAAGTCTGGTTTGCGATCAAGCACCACATTTACTGCCAGCTTGACACAATCCACAGGTGTACCTGTACAGCTATATTCTGTCTGTGGACCCTCTTCAATTTTTATTTCATCACAGCGCAAAATACCATTGATGGTAATGGCGTGACCCATCCCGGATTGTGGTCCATCAGGCGCAACTACCACTACTTCACCTAGTTCGTTCATGGTTTCCACCAAATGGCGAATACCCGGTGCTGTGATTCCATCATCGTTACAAACTAAGATCAGTGGTTTTTTATCGGCCATATCTGTTAT from Owenweeksia hongkongensis DSM 17368 encodes the following:
- the surE gene encoding 5'/3'-nucleotidase SurE; protein product: MADKKPLILVCNDDGITAPGIRHLVETMNELGEVVVVAPDGPQSGMGHAITINGILRCDEIKIEEGPQTEYSCTGTPVDCVKLAVNVVLDRKPDLVVSGINHGSNSSINVIYSGTMSAAVEGSLEGIPSIGFSLSDFSWEANFKPAQKYIKEIAAKTLKEGLPYGTCLNVNIPKHTGEEYKGVKVCRQAKANWEEEFDSRTDPRGRNYYWLTGKFVDYDKGQDTDEWALANYYISVVPVNSDITAHHLINELNDWDL